The Ancylobacter sp. WKF20 genome contains a region encoding:
- a CDS encoding carboxylate-amine ligase: protein MSEDYRIGIEEEYFIVDGATKSVLRRMPTAFMDKARDALGERVSGEMLQSQIEVMSRPHISAAEAKTELSALRRTLADVAAGFDLSFLASGTHPTASWQGSKRAPTHRYDGVMHDLQMLGERNMLCGLHVHVELPDPDTRIDVMRRILPFLPVFVALSTSSPFWESKRTGLMGYRLAAYDELPRTGLPELFESAKDYQDYIDALVAARAIRDSSYVWWTIRPSQKQPTLELRAPDSCTRVEDSVAIAALYRALVRHLVRNPKVNAGIDAVERAIAAENKWRAQRYGIHGSFVDRSARQAVPVAQAVETLIDMVTDDAQALGSRQELEHLRTILNGGTSADIQIAVYQEAAHRTGDRTQALRAVTTWLTHASAQ from the coding sequence ATGTCAGAAGATTACCGCATCGGCATCGAGGAAGAATATTTCATCGTCGACGGCGCCACCAAGAGCGTGCTGCGGCGCATGCCGACCGCTTTCATGGACAAGGCGCGCGACGCGCTGGGCGAGCGCGTCTCCGGCGAGATGTTGCAGTCGCAGATCGAGGTGATGAGCCGCCCGCATATCAGCGCCGCCGAGGCGAAGACCGAGCTGAGCGCCCTGCGGCGCACGCTGGCCGACGTGGCCGCGGGATTCGACCTGTCCTTCCTCGCCTCTGGCACGCACCCGACCGCCTCCTGGCAGGGCAGCAAGCGCGCGCCGACGCACCGTTATGACGGGGTGATGCACGACCTGCAGATGCTCGGCGAGCGCAACATGCTGTGCGGCCTGCATGTACATGTCGAGCTGCCGGACCCGGACACGCGCATCGACGTGATGCGCCGCATCCTGCCCTTCCTGCCGGTCTTCGTTGCCCTCTCGACCTCGTCGCCGTTCTGGGAATCCAAGCGCACCGGGCTGATGGGCTACCGCCTCGCCGCCTATGACGAGCTGCCGCGCACCGGCCTGCCGGAGCTGTTCGAGAGCGCCAAGGACTATCAGGACTATATCGACGCGCTGGTGGCGGCGCGGGCGATTCGCGATTCGAGCTATGTTTGGTGGACCATCCGCCCCTCGCAGAAGCAGCCGACGCTGGAGCTGCGCGCGCCCGACAGCTGCACGCGGGTGGAGGATTCCGTCGCCATCGCCGCGCTGTACCGGGCGCTGGTGCGCCATCTCGTGCGCAACCCGAAGGTCAATGCCGGCATTGACGCGGTGGAGCGTGCCATTGCCGCGGAGAACAAGTGGCGCGCCCAGCGCTACGGCATCCATGGCAGCTTCGTCGATCGCAGCGCCCGGCAGGCCGTGCCGGTGGCGCAGGCGGTGGAAACGCTGATCGACATGGTGACGGATGACGCGCAGGCGCTGGGCAGCCGGCAGGAGCTGGAGCACCTGCGCACCATTCTGAATGGCGGCACCAGCGCCGACATCCAGATCGCCGTCTATCAGGAAGCCGCGCACCGCACCGGCGACCGCACGCAGGCGCTGCGGGCGGTGACGACCTGGCTCACCCACGCCTCCGCGCAATAG
- a CDS encoding DUF1127 domain-containing protein — translation MSYIGEVRRSAFASFGAAAATGLIGAVMGSFKFITAVARRRHLIQLGEFDDRMLSDIGLTRADLRDAASGPLWQDPTSVLVVRSVERRASRRVAARGNLSIGAAKRGRDDLISCE, via the coding sequence ATGTCGTATATCGGCGAAGTTCGCAGGTCCGCCTTCGCGTCATTCGGCGCCGCCGCAGCCACCGGGCTCATCGGCGCCGTCATGGGTAGCTTCAAGTTCATCACGGCGGTGGCGCGCCGCCGTCACCTGATCCAGCTCGGTGAGTTCGACGACCGGATGCTCAGCGATATCGGCCTCACGCGGGCCGATCTGCGCGACGCCGCGTCCGGCCCGCTCTGGCAGGACCCGACCTCGGTGCTGGTGGTCCGCTCGGTCGAGCGCCGGGCCAGCCGCCGGGTCGCCGCGCGCGGAAATTTGTCGATCGGTGCCGCCAAACGCGGCCGCGACGACCTGATCTCCTGCGAATGA
- a CDS encoding glutamate--cysteine ligase, whose translation MARDQIDTQPIESRDELVAWLAAGCKDTSQFRIGTEHEKFPFTLKGHDPVPYEGPTGIRALLEGMQALNGWEPIMEGEAIIGLADTVGGGAISLEPGGQFELSGAPLKTIHETCAEVNGHLEQVRAVATPFGFGFLGLGMSPKWTRAETPVMPKGRYKIMANYMPKVGTHGLDMMFRTCTVQVNLDFASEADMVKKLRVGLALQPITTALFANSPFTEGKPNGFLSFRSEIWRDTDKNRTGMLPFAFEEGMGFERYVDYALDVPMYFIKRGDTYIDVAGSSFRDLLAGRHPAVPGETATVSDWANHLSTIFPEVRLKRYLEMRGADGGPWRNLCAQPALWTGIYYDTAALDAAWELCKSWNAEDRQALRDAVPRLGYKAEVAGRPVLDVARDMVAIARAGLARRDYRDSQGRDETRFLTPLDESLAAGRTPAEELLARYEGPWQRSVEPIFDELAY comes from the coding sequence ATGGCGCGCGACCAGATCGACACCCAGCCTATCGAGAGCCGCGACGAACTCGTCGCCTGGCTGGCAGCCGGCTGCAAGGACACCAGCCAGTTCCGTATCGGCACCGAGCACGAGAAATTCCCCTTCACGCTGAAGGGCCATGACCCTGTCCCCTATGAGGGGCCGACCGGCATCCGCGCGCTGCTCGAGGGCATGCAGGCGCTCAATGGCTGGGAACCGATCATGGAGGGCGAGGCCATCATCGGGCTCGCCGATACGGTGGGCGGCGGGGCGATCTCGCTGGAACCGGGCGGGCAGTTCGAACTGTCCGGCGCGCCGCTGAAGACCATTCACGAGACCTGCGCCGAGGTGAACGGCCATCTCGAACAGGTGCGCGCCGTCGCCACGCCCTTCGGCTTCGGCTTCCTTGGCCTCGGCATGAGCCCGAAATGGACCCGTGCGGAAACGCCGGTGATGCCCAAGGGCCGTTACAAGATCATGGCGAACTACATGCCGAAGGTCGGCACGCACGGCCTCGACATGATGTTCCGCACCTGTACCGTGCAGGTGAATCTCGACTTCGCCTCGGAAGCCGACATGGTGAAGAAGCTGCGCGTGGGCCTCGCCCTCCAGCCCATCACCACCGCGCTCTTCGCCAATTCGCCGTTCACGGAAGGCAAGCCGAACGGCTTCCTGTCCTTCCGCTCGGAAATCTGGCGCGACACCGACAAGAATCGCACGGGCATGCTGCCCTTCGCCTTCGAGGAGGGCATGGGCTTCGAGCGTTACGTCGACTACGCGCTCGACGTGCCGATGTATTTCATCAAGCGCGGCGACACCTATATCGACGTCGCCGGCTCCTCCTTCCGCGACCTCCTGGCCGGGCGCCACCCGGCGGTGCCGGGCGAGACCGCGACGGTGTCGGACTGGGCCAACCACCTCTCGACCATCTTCCCCGAGGTGCGGCTGAAGCGTTACCTCGAAATGCGCGGCGCCGATGGCGGGCCGTGGCGCAATCTGTGCGCCCAGCCGGCGCTGTGGACCGGCATCTATTACGACACGGCCGCGCTCGATGCGGCGTGGGAGCTCTGCAAGAGCTGGAACGCGGAAGACCGCCAGGCGCTGCGCGATGCCGTGCCCCGGCTCGGCTACAAGGCCGAGGTGGCCGGCCGTCCGGTGCTGGATGTGGCGCGCGACATGGTCGCCATCGCCCGCGCCGGCCTTGCCCGCCGCGACTACCGCGACAGCCAGGGGCGGGACGAGACCCGCTTCCTCACGCCGCTGGACGAGAGCCTCGCCGCCGGCCGCACGCCGGCTGAGGAGTTGCTCGCCCGCTATGAGGGGCCGTGGCAGCGCTCGGTCGAGCCGATCTTCGACGAACTGGCCTATTGA
- a CDS encoding 16S rRNA (uracil(1498)-N(3))-methyltransferase, giving the protein MARPDTDTPDQPYDFRAQRLFVEAPLGADEIVRLDRERAHYVADVIRLPVGGHIHLFNGRDGEWRAVREAGGKREAVLRCEARLRAQSPLPDLDYCFAPLKHARLDYMVQKAVEMGAGRLQPVMTQHTQATRVNTERMHANVIEAAEQCGILAPPVVLEPLNFTRWLAGLEAGRTLIFCDEAAPLADPLAPLRAVVDGPLAVLIGPEGGFDHAERRQLQARPGTLVLSLGPRILRADTAAVAALALIEAARQARAAG; this is encoded by the coding sequence ATGGCCCGCCCCGACACCGACACCCCCGACCAGCCCTATGATTTCCGTGCCCAGCGCCTTTTCGTCGAGGCGCCACTCGGCGCGGACGAGATCGTGCGGCTCGACCGCGAGCGGGCGCATTACGTCGCCGACGTGATCCGCCTGCCCGTCGGCGGGCACATCCATCTGTTCAACGGGCGCGACGGCGAATGGCGCGCGGTGCGCGAGGCCGGCGGCAAGCGCGAGGCGGTGCTGCGCTGCGAGGCGCGGCTGCGGGCGCAGTCCCCCCTGCCCGATCTCGATTACTGCTTCGCCCCGCTCAAGCACGCCCGGCTCGACTACATGGTGCAGAAGGCGGTGGAGATGGGTGCCGGCCGGCTCCAGCCGGTGATGACCCAGCACACCCAGGCGACGCGGGTGAACACCGAGCGGATGCACGCCAATGTGATCGAGGCGGCCGAGCAATGCGGCATCCTCGCCCCGCCGGTGGTGCTGGAGCCGCTGAACTTCACCCGCTGGCTGGCCGGGCTGGAAGCGGGGCGCACCCTCATCTTCTGCGACGAGGCGGCGCCGCTCGCCGATCCCCTCGCCCCGCTGCGCGCTGTGGTGGACGGCCCGCTCGCCGTGCTGATCGGCCCGGAAGGCGGTTTCGACCATGCCGAGCGCCGCCAGCTTCAGGCACGGCCGGGCACGCTGGTGCTCTCTCTCGGCCCGCGCATCCTGCGCGCCGACACCGCCGCCGTGGCCGCCCTCGCCCTGATCGAGGCCGCCCGGCAAGCCCGCGCGGCCGGCTGA
- the ubiA gene encoding 4-hydroxybenzoate octaprenyltransferase: MTPAPGLIPADAASGNWVDRHAPSFLRPFLRLARADRPIGSWLLLIPCWWSVALAAAFAVHHGAPVDPLRAVALLALFALGSVAMRGAGCTWNDILDRDIDGRVERTRGRPLPSGQVTLAGAFAFLVLQALVGLVVLLCLPRFAILVALSSLGVVAIYPLMKRVIWIPQLVLGLAFSWGALMGFAALIEELPPAALLLYAGSVLWVVGYDTIYAHQDREDDEAVGVKSSARLFAGATRAWLVPLYAGAAGLIGLALGQAGAGPAAYVGLALFAGHLAQQIARLDIDDRDLCLRLFRSNRDAGLLLFAGLALDALLA; the protein is encoded by the coding sequence ATGACGCCCGCTCCCGGCCTCATCCCCGCCGATGCCGCGTCGGGCAATTGGGTGGACCGCCACGCCCCGTCCTTCCTGCGCCCGTTCCTGCGCCTTGCCCGCGCCGACCGGCCGATCGGCAGCTGGCTGCTGCTGATCCCCTGCTGGTGGTCGGTGGCGCTCGCCGCCGCCTTCGCCGTCCATCACGGCGCGCCGGTCGATCCCTTGCGGGCGGTGGCGCTATTGGCGCTGTTCGCCCTCGGCTCGGTGGCGATGCGCGGCGCCGGCTGCACCTGGAACGACATTCTCGACCGCGACATTGACGGGAGGGTGGAGCGCACGCGCGGGCGCCCGCTCCCCTCCGGCCAGGTCACGCTCGCCGGTGCCTTCGCCTTCCTGGTGCTTCAGGCGCTGGTCGGGCTGGTGGTGCTGCTCTGCCTGCCGCGCTTTGCCATTCTGGTCGCGCTCTCTTCGCTCGGCGTGGTGGCGATCTACCCGCTGATGAAGCGGGTGATCTGGATTCCCCAGCTCGTGCTCGGCCTCGCCTTCTCCTGGGGCGCGCTGATGGGCTTTGCCGCGCTCATCGAGGAACTGCCGCCGGCGGCGCTGCTGCTCTATGCCGGCAGCGTGCTCTGGGTGGTCGGCTATGACACGATCTACGCCCATCAGGACCGCGAGGATGACGAGGCGGTGGGGGTGAAGTCCTCCGCCCGCCTGTTCGCCGGGGCGACGCGCGCCTGGCTGGTGCCGCTCTATGCCGGGGCGGCCGGCCTCATCGGCCTCGCGCTCGGACAGGCGGGAGCGGGACCGGCGGCCTATGTCGGCCTTGCCCTGTTCGCCGGCCATCTCGCCCAGCAGATCGCCCGGCTCGACATTGACGACCGCGATCTGTGCCTGCGGCTGTTCCGCTCCAACCGCGACGCCGGGCTGCTGCTGTTCGCCGGC
- a CDS encoding LysR substrate-binding domain-containing protein, with protein sequence MSVLLDIDQLRTFIAIAETGSFTKAADVVHKTQSAVSMQMKRLEERVGKPIFARDGRASRLTDEGERLLDYARRIVKLNNEAVASLASAELSGRVRLGVPDDYADRYLPEIMARFSHTHCNVELTVVCDPSSDLVDRIDTGDLDLAIITDCETLNRDTEIIRREQLLWVGSTRHSVHLDTPIPLALGRQSCNWRQEAISMLQAVGRPFRILYTSSNSTAVSAAVLSGLAISVLPESGLRPGMRVLGPAEGFPALAPCRIGLVRNRHEVSPLADALANHIIQGLDNISEAAIAAE encoded by the coding sequence ATGTCGGTGTTGCTCGATATTGATCAATTAAGAACATTCATTGCTATCGCTGAAACCGGGAGTTTCACGAAAGCCGCTGATGTCGTCCACAAGACCCAGTCCGCCGTCTCCATGCAGATGAAGCGGCTGGAGGAGCGGGTCGGCAAACCCATCTTCGCCCGTGATGGCCGCGCCTCGCGCCTCACCGATGAGGGCGAGCGGCTGCTCGATTACGCCCGCCGCATCGTCAAGCTGAACAATGAGGCGGTGGCGAGCCTCGCTTCGGCGGAACTCTCCGGCCGCGTGCGCCTCGGCGTGCCCGATGATTACGCCGACCGCTATCTGCCGGAGATCATGGCGCGATTCTCCCACACCCATTGCAATGTCGAGCTCACCGTCGTCTGCGATCCCTCCAGTGATCTGGTGGATCGCATCGACACCGGCGATCTCGACCTCGCCATCATCACCGATTGCGAGACGCTGAACCGCGATACCGAGATCATCCGGCGCGAGCAGCTTCTTTGGGTCGGCTCGACCCGCCACTCCGTCCATCTCGACACGCCCATCCCGCTGGCGCTCGGCCGGCAGAGCTGCAACTGGCGGCAGGAGGCGATCTCGATGCTGCAGGCGGTCGGCCGCCCCTTCCGCATCCTCTACACCTCGTCGAATTCCACCGCCGTCTCCGCCGCCGTGCTCTCGGGCCTTGCCATTTCGGTGCTGCCGGAATCGGGCCTGCGTCCGGGGATGCGGGTGCTCGGCCCGGCGGAAGGCTTTCCGGCGCTGGCGCCCTGCCGCATCGGGCTGGTGCGCAACCGGCACGAGGTCTCCCCGCTGGCCGACGCGCTCGCCAACCACATCATCCAGGGCCTCGACAACATCTCCGAAGCCGCCATCGCGGCGGAGTGA
- a CDS encoding LLM class flavin-dependent oxidoreductase → MAQHLEFGLDTFGDVTRGADGAPLSHAQVIRDLVEQAQLADEVGLDFFGVGEHHRDDFAVSAPEVVLAGIATKTSRIRLGSAVTVLSSDDPIRVFQRFATVDALSNGRAEVILGRGSFTESFPLFGFELKDYETLFSEKLDLFAALARDNSTPGGVTWQGSIRPPLKGQHVFPPTESGTLKTWIGVGGSPESVVRAARYGLPLMLAIIGGNPARFAPYVDLYQRATTQLGGTLQPIGVHSHGYIAETDAAAHEEFFADYKVMHDRIGRERGWPAYGRDAFEHEISHGSLYLGSPETVARKIAKTARTLGLSRFELKYSAGPLPQARLLRSIELYGREVAPRVRELLAQETVEA, encoded by the coding sequence ATGGCACAGCATCTCGAATTCGGCCTCGACACTTTTGGCGACGTGACGCGCGGGGCGGATGGCGCGCCGCTCTCGCACGCGCAGGTGATCCGCGATCTCGTCGAGCAGGCGCAGCTCGCCGATGAGGTGGGGCTCGATTTCTTCGGCGTCGGCGAGCATCACCGCGACGATTTCGCGGTCTCCGCTCCCGAAGTGGTGCTGGCCGGCATCGCCACCAAGACCAGCCGCATCCGCCTCGGCTCGGCGGTGACGGTGCTGTCCTCCGACGACCCGATCCGCGTCTTCCAGCGCTTCGCCACCGTGGACGCGCTGTCGAACGGACGCGCCGAGGTGATCCTCGGGCGCGGCTCCTTCACCGAATCCTTTCCGCTCTTCGGCTTCGAGCTGAAGGACTATGAGACGCTGTTCTCCGAGAAGCTCGATCTGTTCGCCGCGCTGGCGCGCGACAACAGCACGCCGGGCGGCGTCACCTGGCAGGGCTCGATCCGCCCGCCGCTGAAGGGCCAGCACGTCTTCCCCCCGACCGAGAGCGGTACGCTCAAGACCTGGATCGGCGTCGGCGGCAGCCCGGAATCGGTGGTGCGCGCGGCGCGCTATGGCCTGCCGCTGATGCTCGCCATCATCGGCGGCAATCCCGCCCGCTTCGCGCCCTATGTCGATCTCTACCAGCGTGCCACCACCCAGCTCGGCGGCACGCTGCAGCCGATCGGCGTGCATTCGCATGGCTACATCGCCGAGACGGACGCGGCGGCGCACGAGGAATTCTTCGCTGACTACAAGGTGATGCATGACCGGATCGGGCGCGAGCGCGGCTGGCCGGCCTATGGCCGCGACGCCTTCGAGCACGAGATTTCGCACGGCTCGCTTTATCTCGGCTCGCCGGAGACGGTGGCGCGCAAGATCGCCAAGACAGCGCGGACGCTCGGCCTGTCGCGCTTCGAGCTGAAATACAGCGCCGGCCCGCTGCCGCAGGCGCGCCTGCTGCGCTCCATCGAGCTCTATGGCCGCGAGGTCGCCCCGCGCGTGCGCGAGCTTCTGGCGCAGGAGACGGTGGAGGCGTGA
- a CDS encoding glutamine synthetase family protein, with protein MAKKKRPDTDAVTSTRGVSSLEEAKAWMAARGITEIECAVPDLAGVGRGKIMPVSKFLSGPVMNLPLSVFFQTISGDYPPYDNLVDSVVVDSDLVMEPDFSTLAIVPWATDPTAQIIHDAYHRDGRPVELAPRQVLKNVVELYAKKGWKAVVAPEIEFYLVEPNVDADYPLKPPIGRSGRPEIGRQSYSIQAVNEFDALFEDMYDYSEAQGLEIDTLIHEDGAAQMEINLLHGDPIALADQVFLFKRTIREAALAHKIYATFMAKPIADEPGSAMHIHQSIVDAQTGKNIFSDKDGDPTPEFFSFIAGQQRYLPAVMSILAPYVNSYRRLTRDSMAPINVQWGYDNRTAGLRVPPSSPAARRVENRVPSSDANPYLVIAASLACGYLGLVEGLRPTEPLESDAKGLDFELPRGLLEAVAALQYSEEIATVLGPSFVKTYTAVKQTEFDTFMRVISPWEREFLLLNV; from the coding sequence ATGGCCAAGAAGAAGCGTCCCGACACGGACGCCGTCACGTCCACCCGCGGCGTTTCCTCGCTCGAGGAAGCCAAGGCCTGGATGGCCGCACGCGGAATCACCGAGATCGAATGTGCGGTGCCGGACCTCGCCGGCGTCGGACGCGGCAAGATCATGCCGGTGTCGAAGTTCCTGTCCGGCCCGGTGATGAACCTGCCGCTCTCGGTGTTCTTCCAGACGATTTCCGGGGACTACCCGCCCTATGACAACCTCGTGGACTCCGTCGTGGTCGACAGCGACCTCGTCATGGAGCCCGATTTCTCCACGCTGGCCATCGTCCCCTGGGCGACCGACCCGACGGCGCAGATCATCCACGACGCCTATCACCGCGACGGGCGCCCGGTGGAGCTGGCCCCCCGCCAGGTGCTGAAGAACGTCGTCGAGCTCTACGCCAAGAAGGGCTGGAAGGCCGTCGTGGCGCCCGAGATCGAGTTCTATCTCGTCGAGCCCAATGTCGATGCCGACTACCCGCTGAAGCCGCCGATCGGCCGCTCCGGCCGGCCGGAGATCGGCCGCCAGTCCTATTCGATCCAGGCGGTGAACGAATTCGACGCCCTGTTCGAGGACATGTACGACTATTCGGAGGCGCAGGGCCTCGAGATCGACACGCTGATCCATGAGGACGGCGCGGCGCAGATGGAAATCAACCTGCTCCATGGCGATCCCATCGCCCTGGCCGACCAGGTGTTCCTGTTCAAGCGCACGATCCGCGAGGCGGCGCTGGCGCACAAGATCTACGCCACCTTCATGGCCAAGCCCATCGCCGACGAGCCGGGCTCGGCCATGCACATCCACCAGTCCATCGTGGATGCGCAGACCGGCAAGAACATCTTCTCCGACAAGGATGGCGACCCGACGCCGGAGTTCTTCTCCTTCATCGCCGGCCAGCAGCGCTATCTGCCGGCGGTGATGTCGATCCTCGCGCCTTACGTGAACTCCTACCGCCGGCTGACGCGCGATTCGATGGCGCCGATCAACGTGCAGTGGGGCTATGACAACCGCACGGCCGGCCTGCGCGTGCCGCCGTCCTCGCCGGCGGCGCGGCGTGTCGAGAACCGGGTGCCGTCCTCCGACGCCAACCCCTATCTCGTCATCGCGGCGTCTCTGGCCTGCGGCTATCTCGGCCTCGTCGAGGGCCTGCGCCCGACCGAGCCGCTCGAATCCGACGCCAAGGGCCTCGATTTCGAGCTGCCGCGCGGGCTGTTGGAAGCGGTGGCGGCGCTGCAATATTCGGAAGAGATCGCCACCGTGCTCGGCCCGTCCTTCGTGAAAACCTACACGGCGGTGAAGCAGACCGAGTTCGACACCTTCATGCGGGTGATCTCGCCCTGGGAGCGCGAATTCCTGCTGCTCAACGTGTGA